The following are from one region of the Takifugu rubripes chromosome 16, fTakRub1.2, whole genome shotgun sequence genome:
- the LOC101065991 gene encoding LOW QUALITY PROTEIN: serine/threonine-protein kinase pdik1l-B (The sequence of the model RefSeq protein was modified relative to this genomic sequence to represent the inferred CDS: inserted 1 base in 1 codon), translated as MEELYTLEKEVGRGSYGVVFEGYIAKTGXKVAIKRLPCSKPECIELYLQEIWAMRATAKNHVNVIALHSCLLQTGPRTLKPLTAGKLPGQLVESVLKGSVAKASPPHQRNHSQSCVRRRSTSVSGLQDRTNTIQTGAKLQDKVDPNWPDVSTPKRPQNRGRKRSMQRHEDPPAPLYCVALWVVMEYCDGGDLNHFLLSRLPDNQNNHAVVRQLCSAVAFLHSLGITHRDLKPDNVLVCVTSKGPVVKVADFGLSKMSPGVSEGELTRQHFSSTCGSDFYMAPEVWGGLTYTAQADIFSLGAMFWAVLERITFVEEGTTQEQLGAYVWKGRSGRLVPLGEALWENAELQLSIPIKFRRAPPLPPPPGPATCTLLLDMLAADPDARPTATQLEARVSCALEEDSH; from the exons atggaggagctgtACACGCTGGAGAAGGAGGTCGGGCGAGGCAGCTATGGTGTGGTTTTTGAAGGCTATATTGCCAAAACGG CAAAAGTGGCAATTAAGCGGCTTCCCTGCAGTAAGCCCGAGTGTATTGAGCTGTACCTGCAGGAGATCTGGGCCATGAGAGCTACCGCTAAGAACCACGTCAATGTCATTGCACTCCATAGCTGCCTCCTGCAGACGGGGCCCAGGACGTTGAAGCCTCTGACAGCAGGGAAACTGCCTGGACAACTGGTGGAGAGTGTTCTGAAGGGCAGTGTTGCCAAGGCATCTCCACCACATCAGAGGAATCACTCGCAGTCTTGCGTCCGGAGGCGGTCCACCTCTGTCTCTGGCCTTCAGGACAGGACCAACACCATTCAGACTGGGGCTAAACTGCAAGACAAGGTGGATCCCAACTGGCCTGATGTTTCTACTCCCAAAAGGCCTCAgaacagaggcaggaagagaTCAATGCAGCGGCACGAGGATCCTCCAGCACCGCTGTACTGCGTAGCCCTGTGGGTTGTGATGGAGTACTGCGACGGGGGCGACTtgaatcacttcctgctctccagGCTGCCAGACAACCAGAATAACCACGCTGTCGTCCGACAGCTCTGCAGCGCCGTGGCCTTCTTGCACAGTCTGGGTATCACCCACCGGGACCTGAAACCAGATAACGTCCTGGTCTGTGTGACATCCAAAGGCCCCGTTGTTAAG GTGGCAGACTTTGGGCTGAGCAAAATGAGCCCAGGTGTGTCTGAAGGGGAGCTAACCAGGCAGcacttctcctccacctgcggCTCGGACTTCTACATGGCACCAGAGGTGTGGGGGGGACTAACCTACACAGCTCAGGCAGACATCTTCTCCCTCGGCGCCATGTTCTGGGCCGTCCTGGAGAGGATCACGTTCGTAGAAGAAGGAACGACGCAGGAGCAGCTCG GTGCCTACGTGTGGAAGGGGCGCTCCGGCAGGCTGGTGCCCCTGGGAGAAGCCCTGTGGGAGAATgcggagctgcagctgagcatCCCTATCAAGTTTAGGAGGGCGCCCCCGCTGCCACCCCCTCCCGGTCCGGCCACGTGCACCCTGCTTTTAGACATGCTCGCAGCGGACCCGGACGCCAGGCCCACAGCCACGCAGCTGGAGGCCAGAGTGAGCTGCGCTCTTGAAGAGGACTCCCACTGA
- the pnocb gene encoding prepronociceptin b has translation MKIPLWYLVVLLACLFTPGRSDCQGECVACGLLMQQQLQQAFNTMVCLLECEGRVSGSLTWEVCQHVMKVPRDPTPPVGGVASSRTGEELGLTSFELLESAAAESFQDGDQDEASFEQRSVQYDSALVATKRGNRGEERNVEVNSPITRDQDEIPEALALSKRFGGFQRGRHGYRKLIGSSMRPLQKRYGGFIGVRKSARKWNSQKRVNQLLRQYLGMRSSRSGRFNVPMTRLWMQN, from the exons ATGAAGATCCCTCTGTGGTacctggtggtgctgctggcaTGTCTCTTCACCCCTGGACGCAGCGACTGCCAGGGGGAGTGTGTGGCGTGTGGGCTGctcatgcagcagcagctgcagcaagcGTTCAACAccatg GTGTGTTTGCTGGAGTGTGAGGGTCGCGTCTCTGGCTCACTCACATGGGAGGTGTGCCAACACGTCATGAAAGTGCCACGGGATCCCACCCCGCCTGTGGGAGGGGTCGCGTCCTCCAGAACAGGAGAGGAGCTGGGGCTGACCTCATTCGAACTGCTTGAGTCCGCAGCGGCTGAGAGCTTCCAGGATGGGGATCAGGATGAGGCGTCCTTTGAGCAGCGCAGCGTCCAGTATGACTCAGCACT GGTCGCCACGAAGAGAGGCAaccgaggggaggagaggaatgtGGAGGTCAACAGCCCCATAACAAGGGATCAGGATGAGATCCCGGAGGCCCTTGCACTGTCCAAACGCTTTGGTGGTTTCCAGAGGGGGCGCCATGGTTACAGGAAGCTGATTGGCTCTTCCATGAGGCCATTACAAAAGCGTTATGGGGGGTTCATAGGGGTGCGCAAATCCGCCCGCAAATGGAACAGTCAGAAACGGGTGAACCAGCTACTGAGGCAGTACCTGGGCATGAGGAGCAGCCGCAGCGGCAGATTTAACGTCCCCATGACTCGACTTTGGATGCAAAACTAA